Proteins encoded by one window of Salicibibacter halophilus:
- a CDS encoding gamma-glutamyltransferase family protein, with the protein MSTSNPTVQQVGIDVLEEGGNAVDAAIAVSFALGVVEPYGSGLGGGGAMLVLDNPAAEPDYYDYREMSPADGREYEAAVPGFLKGMEQIHEEHGSLPMEQLMEPAIDYAENGYEVDHMLANRLDYAGSIENPDGRIDPDAAEEFYPGGMAIQEGEELVQPRLADTLAHLQEHGLEDFYTGAMASEVAGDRSSITEEDLANYEVLEPDVASGTFNGNQVYSSGAPTSGVTFIQMLQMAEQVQINDEADDGAAFAHLFAEISEQAYSDRVSTIGDPQFSDVNVDRLTSEEYTQEMASNIDTDPAGSGEEQAAAPEVDDDGNTTHFVVVDEDGHMVSATNTLSNFFGSGQMTETGFFLNDQMSNFAPEDLPPNDYDSGKRARSFIAPSIIINEDEGTVTGMGSPGGRRIPQIMSQVLINNERLDGDIEEAMNVPRFVHDNQEGVDQILYEDGWEDEERIERLSEMGYLAEERVTTVFFGGVQMLEVDYGEGTVEDILDERRR; encoded by the coding sequence GTGAGCACTTCCAATCCAACAGTGCAGCAAGTGGGCATCGACGTTCTTGAAGAAGGCGGAAATGCAGTGGATGCGGCTATCGCCGTATCGTTTGCCCTTGGCGTTGTAGAACCTTACGGTTCAGGCCTCGGGGGAGGCGGAGCAATGTTGGTCCTTGATAATCCCGCGGCCGAGCCTGATTATTACGATTACCGGGAAATGTCCCCTGCAGATGGCAGAGAATACGAAGCAGCCGTTCCCGGGTTTTTAAAAGGAATGGAACAAATTCATGAGGAGCATGGTTCTCTTCCCATGGAACAGTTGATGGAACCTGCCATTGATTATGCCGAGAATGGTTATGAAGTAGATCATATGTTGGCAAATCGATTGGATTACGCGGGAAGCATCGAGAATCCGGATGGCCGAATTGATCCGGATGCAGCAGAAGAATTCTATCCCGGCGGCATGGCGATCCAGGAAGGGGAAGAACTTGTGCAGCCGAGGCTTGCAGATACGTTGGCCCACCTTCAGGAGCATGGCCTTGAAGACTTTTACACAGGGGCTATGGCATCTGAAGTCGCCGGGGACCGCTCAAGCATAACAGAAGAAGATCTAGCCAATTATGAAGTGTTGGAACCCGACGTCGCTTCCGGAACATTTAACGGAAATCAAGTGTACTCATCAGGGGCGCCGACGTCTGGAGTAACATTTATCCAAATGTTGCAGATGGCCGAGCAAGTGCAAATAAACGATGAAGCGGACGACGGGGCAGCCTTTGCGCATTTGTTCGCGGAAATCAGCGAGCAAGCGTATTCGGACCGAGTTTCAACGATTGGAGACCCCCAATTTTCGGATGTGAATGTCGATCGGTTAACGAGTGAAGAATACACACAAGAGATGGCGAGTAACATCGATACCGACCCAGCCGGTTCCGGAGAAGAACAAGCTGCAGCGCCGGAAGTGGATGATGACGGAAACACGACCCATTTTGTCGTTGTCGATGAAGATGGGCACATGGTTTCGGCAACAAATACACTGAGCAACTTTTTCGGCTCAGGCCAAATGACGGAAACCGGTTTTTTCCTGAATGACCAAATGAGCAATTTCGCCCCGGAGGATCTGCCGCCCAACGATTATGACAGCGGCAAACGCGCGCGTAGCTTTATCGCTCCATCGATTATCATCAATGAAGATGAAGGAACCGTCACCGGCATGGGGAGCCCGGGTGGCCGGCGGATCCCTCAAATCATGAGCCAGGTGCTTATCAACAATGAACGTTTGGATGGAGACATAGAAGAAGCCATGAACGTTCCGCGCTTTGTTCATGATAATCAAGAAGGCGTCGACCAGATTCTTTATGAAGATGGATGGGAAGACGAGGAGAGAATAGAAAGGTTATCCGAGATGGGCTACCTTGCTGAAGAACGAGTGACCACGGTCTTTTTCGGCGGGGTGCAAATGCTCGAAGTTGATTATGGGGAAGGAACGGTTGAAGATATCCTTGATGAACGCCGTCGCTAA